A genomic stretch from Mycobacterium cookii includes:
- a CDS encoding maleylpyruvate isomerase family mycothiol-dependent enzyme, which produces MAKSEHDDLWALVHTERAALAGDLAGLDAEQWRHETLCGSWNVEEVVAHLTAAASLNQWRWLRSMFWARFRPDVHNRRRLAEHRGDTAAETLDRFRAVVASTVAPSPHLPAYLGEVVVHAQDIRQPLGLERTPSLGALTAAAEFFAQRNFAVPSRSRIADLRVEADDGLFRAGSGALVTGSTLALVMGMAGRMAYVDELKGPGVQLLRARSG; this is translated from the coding sequence ATGGCGAAGTCCGAGCACGACGACCTGTGGGCGCTGGTGCACACCGAGCGGGCAGCGCTCGCCGGGGACCTGGCAGGCCTTGACGCTGAGCAGTGGCGGCACGAGACGCTGTGTGGTTCGTGGAACGTCGAGGAGGTCGTCGCCCACCTGACGGCCGCGGCGAGCCTGAATCAATGGCGATGGTTGCGCAGTATGTTCTGGGCGCGCTTTCGTCCCGATGTCCACAACCGTCGTCGGCTGGCAGAGCATCGCGGCGATACTGCCGCCGAGACGCTGGACCGGTTCCGTGCGGTCGTCGCAAGCACCGTCGCACCGTCGCCGCATCTCCCCGCTTACCTGGGTGAGGTGGTTGTCCATGCCCAGGACATCCGTCAGCCGCTGGGGCTGGAGCGAACACCGAGCCTCGGAGCACTGACGGCGGCGGCGGAGTTCTTCGCTCAGCGAAACTTCGCCGTGCCCAGCCGTAGTCGCATCGCCGATCTCCGGGTCGAGGCCGACGACGGACTGTTCCGCGCGGGCAGCGGCGCTCTGGTCACCGGGTCAACGCTGGCCCTCGTGATGGGCATGGCCGGACGCATGGCCTATGTCGATGAGCTCAAAGGTCCAGGCGTGCAACTCCTTCGGGCCCGGAGTGGCTAG
- a CDS encoding ecdysteroid 22-kinase family protein, translating to MAYTSRRVVPVLGLAAHLGRGMQRVATDTVIGRMRTLPRTIADLDARSLSQIIGRPVTSISMIGGDAGTSSRARLALTGDGVPESVFVKMPAETVATRLMGELGRLAQTEVLFYRDLAPQLTGLPVAYGSAFDSLTGRFVLVLEDLAVDPCVFPDTLHPLDIDQASQIVELLARLHAAFWERLPAWTYSASGDHTSLLTAPLLNTSARRLAERTDIGVEDGRFIIEKYRAVAELIDRQPNTVMHGDAHPGNVYFRNDEAGLLDWQAVRRGHPGRELAYTLITGMTPADRQAAERDLLTDYRRALVAAGGPELDADELWLHYRQGALYAYVAPLITAGMGGMQVESIALEGVRRGVAALGDLETVAALQQGLSP from the coding sequence GTGGCTTACACATCGCGGCGGGTGGTGCCGGTCCTCGGGCTGGCAGCCCACCTCGGCCGTGGAATGCAGCGCGTCGCAACCGATACCGTGATCGGCCGGATGCGGACGCTGCCACGAACGATCGCCGACCTCGACGCCCGGTCGCTCTCGCAGATCATCGGGCGACCGGTGACGTCGATATCGATGATCGGCGGCGACGCGGGCACGTCGTCCCGGGCAAGGCTCGCGCTGACCGGCGACGGCGTTCCCGAGTCGGTCTTCGTCAAGATGCCCGCCGAAACCGTTGCCACCCGGCTGATGGGCGAACTCGGTCGGCTCGCCCAGACCGAGGTGCTGTTCTATCGCGACCTGGCGCCGCAGCTCACCGGCTTACCCGTGGCATACGGGTCGGCATTCGACTCGCTGACCGGACGCTTCGTGCTCGTCCTGGAGGACTTGGCGGTCGATCCGTGCGTGTTTCCCGACACCCTGCATCCGCTCGACATAGACCAGGCGAGCCAGATCGTCGAGCTGTTGGCCCGGCTGCATGCGGCCTTCTGGGAACGACTGCCCGCCTGGACTTACTCCGCGTCCGGCGATCACACTTCGCTGTTGACCGCACCGCTGCTGAACACCTCGGCCCGTCGGCTGGCCGAGCGAACCGACATCGGGGTCGAGGACGGTCGCTTCATCATCGAGAAATATCGAGCGGTCGCCGAACTCATTGACCGACAGCCGAATACGGTCATGCACGGCGATGCGCATCCCGGCAATGTCTACTTCCGCAACGATGAGGCCGGTTTGCTCGACTGGCAGGCCGTTCGCCGCGGACATCCGGGCCGCGAGTTGGCTTACACGCTCATCACCGGCATGACGCCCGCCGACCGGCAGGCCGCCGAGCGTGACCTCCTCACCGACTACCGGCGTGCTCTGGTCGCCGCCGGTGGCCCCGAACTCGATGCCGACGAACTGTGGCTGCACTACCGGCAAGGCGCGCTGTACGCCTACGTCGCACCCCTGATCACCGCCGGGATGGGCGGAATGCAGGTGGAAAGCATTGCACTGGAGGGTGTTCGACGTGGCGTCGCGGCGCTCGGCGATCTGGAGACGGTAGCCGCCCTGCAGCAGGGGTTGTCGCCGTAA
- a CDS encoding MBL fold metallo-hydrolase — protein MRMTVLGSGGWIPTSSRQTSCYLITAGTEALILDAGTGLGALHIDPSLLDGVDTVTVALSHFHLDHVTGLAFVSGRALGGRELTIAGPGSLSYGRPTRTIVEAQLLAAPLQTTSPLASARWAELGWDTVSFAGHEVQIWEQTRHPLPSAGFRIGGSVAYCTDTEFDPQTIRQVAGVSTLLHEAWEPVNAERGHTSGDEAGVIAAESGVSRLVLTHSHPLPDVAEHTQTAAQARFAAVTTATDGAVLDL, from the coding sequence ATGCGGATGACAGTTCTCGGCAGCGGCGGATGGATCCCGACCAGCTCCCGGCAGACCAGCTGTTATCTGATCACCGCCGGCACCGAGGCGTTGATCCTCGACGCCGGAACCGGTTTGGGCGCCCTGCACATCGACCCGTCGCTGCTCGACGGCGTCGACACGGTGACCGTGGCGCTCAGCCACTTCCACCTCGATCACGTGACGGGCCTCGCTTTCGTCAGCGGGCGAGCCCTGGGAGGACGGGAACTCACCATCGCCGGCCCCGGCTCGCTGTCCTACGGCCGGCCCACCCGAACCATCGTCGAGGCCCAGTTGCTGGCCGCCCCGCTGCAGACGACGTCGCCGCTGGCGTCGGCACGCTGGGCGGAGCTGGGCTGGGACACCGTGAGCTTCGCCGGCCACGAGGTGCAGATATGGGAACAGACCCGGCACCCCCTGCCGTCGGCCGGGTTCCGCATCGGCGGCAGCGTCGCTTATTGCACCGACACCGAATTCGACCCGCAGACCATCCGGCAGGTCGCGGGGGTATCGACGCTGCTGCACGAGGCCTGGGAACCCGTCAACGCCGAGCGCGGACACACCTCCGGCGACGAGGCCGGCGTCATCGCCGCTGAGTCCGGTGTGTCACGGCTGGTACTCACCCACAGTCACCCCCTGCCGGACGTGGCCGAGCACACGCAAACGGCCGCTCAGGCACGGTTCGCGGCTGTTACTACTGCGACCGATGGGGCAGTTTTAGACCTGTAG
- a CDS encoding LCP family protein: MGDQQLSSSSHRHRATPVRARRRRLAHACWTLVAVGAMAATGSGYWMAHGVLKGITVSQALSAEDPKSTGDGQNILLIGLDSRKDQNGDDLPWSVLKHLHAGDSDDGGYNTNTLILAHISADDKVTAFSIPRDDWVSFNGVPGYNHIKIKEAYGLTKQYVEQKMINKGVSDQKELETKGREAARAATLKAVRKLTGVPIDYFAEVNLAGFYDLAQSLGGVDVCLKHAVYDSYSGADFPAGRQTLDAEQALAFVRQRHGLENGDLDRTHRQQAFLSAVMHQLQDSGTFTDIGKLKGLMAVARKDVVLSSGWDEDQFRRMGALAGGSIEYRTLPVVRYDNINGQDVNIIDPAAIKAEVAAAFGSSSSTPSTIAESPSPSTVVDVINASSTSGLATKVARTLKHDGYTTGSVRDRVKGEPSTTTIEYAPGAESDAKEVASMLGIDPPDHPNRTLQYGHVEVIVDDNFSAPSQDESTTPSTVSGFSGSWGNWDYKSGKQTDTTEATPDQGVPIDGGGVPCVN, from the coding sequence ATGGGAGACCAGCAGCTTTCCAGCTCTTCACACCGCCACCGTGCGACACCGGTCAGGGCCCGGCGCCGCAGGTTGGCGCATGCCTGCTGGACGCTGGTAGCCGTCGGGGCGATGGCCGCGACCGGGTCGGGATATTGGATGGCCCACGGCGTGCTCAAAGGGATCACCGTCTCGCAGGCTCTGAGTGCCGAAGACCCGAAGTCCACCGGCGACGGACAGAACATTCTGCTCATCGGCCTCGACTCGCGGAAAGACCAGAACGGCGATGATTTGCCGTGGTCGGTGCTCAAGCATCTGCACGCCGGCGATTCCGACGACGGTGGCTACAACACCAACACGCTGATCCTCGCGCACATCAGCGCCGACGACAAAGTGACCGCATTCTCCATCCCGCGTGACGACTGGGTGTCATTCAACGGCGTGCCCGGCTACAACCACATCAAGATCAAAGAGGCCTACGGTCTCACCAAGCAGTACGTCGAGCAGAAGATGATCAACAAGGGCGTCAGCGACCAAAAGGAACTCGAGACCAAGGGCCGCGAAGCCGCCCGGGCCGCCACCTTGAAGGCGGTGCGCAAGCTGACCGGGGTGCCGATCGACTACTTCGCCGAAGTCAATCTGGCCGGCTTCTACGATCTCGCCCAAAGTCTGGGCGGTGTCGACGTGTGCTTGAAGCACGCCGTGTACGACTCGTACTCCGGCGCCGACTTCCCGGCGGGACGCCAGACGCTGGACGCCGAGCAGGCGCTGGCCTTCGTCCGGCAGCGCCACGGCCTCGAGAACGGCGACCTCGACCGCACTCACCGTCAGCAGGCGTTCCTGTCGGCGGTCATGCATCAACTCCAGGATTCGGGCACCTTCACCGACATCGGCAAACTCAAAGGCCTGATGGCGGTGGCACGCAAAGACGTCGTCTTGTCGTCAGGCTGGGACGAGGACCAGTTCCGCCGGATGGGCGCCCTGGCCGGCGGGTCCATCGAATACCGGACCCTGCCCGTCGTGCGTTACGACAACATCAACGGTCAGGACGTCAACATCATCGATCCCGCCGCGATCAAGGCCGAAGTGGCCGCGGCCTTCGGAAGCTCGTCGTCCACGCCGTCGACGATTGCGGAATCGCCCAGCCCGTCAACGGTTGTCGACGTGATCAACGCCAGCAGCACCAGCGGGCTCGCAACCAAAGTGGCGCGCACGTTGAAGCATGACGGCTACACCACCGGCTCGGTCCGCGACCGGGTCAAAGGCGAACCCAGCACGACGACGATCGAGTACGCCCCCGGCGCCGAGTCCGATGCCAAGGAAGTGGCAAGCATGCTCGGCATCGACCCGCCTGACCACCCCAACCGCACGCTGCAATACGGCCACGTCGAGGTCATCGTCGACGACAACTTCTCGGCGCCCTCGCAGGACGAATCCACCACGCCGTCAACGGTTTCCGGCTTCTCAGGTAGCTGGGGCAACTGGGACTACAAGTCGGGCAAGCAGACGGACACCACCGAGGCGACCCCCGATCAGGGAGTGCCGATCGACGGTGGCGGCGTGCCCTGCGTCAACTGA
- a CDS encoding alpha/beta fold hydrolase, translating into MTHLSYDETLREITTDAGVLRYHEAGLIDSGPPLLLLHGSGPGVTGWRNFRGVLGAFAEHFRCLILEFPGFGVSDDFGGHPMITALDAVVRFVDALELDTVDIIGNSMGGGVALNFAIAYPERVRRIVTIGGIGRNILTPAPSEGIRLLQEFTEEPTRDRLVRWLHSMVYDPATVTDELIEERWSHATDPQTLAGARRMYSREAFAQMMKALESSKGPQPWAAMHRVKAPTLITWGLDDRVSPLDMALIPMRTIPNAELHVFPNCGHWTMIEAKEAFESAVSAFLLRKDQLTQGTPPPSIGTP; encoded by the coding sequence GTGACGCACCTGAGTTATGACGAGACCTTGCGCGAAATCACCACCGATGCAGGCGTTCTGCGCTACCACGAAGCGGGGTTGATCGACTCGGGGCCGCCGTTGCTGCTGCTGCACGGCTCCGGCCCCGGCGTGACGGGATGGCGCAACTTCCGCGGCGTGCTGGGCGCGTTCGCCGAACACTTCCGCTGCCTGATTCTGGAATTCCCGGGTTTCGGCGTGAGCGACGACTTCGGCGGTCACCCGATGATCACCGCCCTGGACGCAGTGGTGCGCTTCGTGGATGCGCTGGAGTTGGACACCGTCGACATCATCGGCAATTCGATGGGCGGCGGCGTTGCGCTCAACTTTGCCATCGCCTACCCCGAACGGGTGCGCCGCATCGTGACCATCGGCGGGATCGGCCGGAACATCCTGACTCCCGCTCCCTCCGAAGGGATTCGGCTACTGCAGGAGTTCACCGAGGAACCGACCCGGGATCGCCTGGTGCGCTGGTTGCATTCGATGGTGTACGACCCCGCGACGGTAACCGACGAGCTCATCGAGGAGCGCTGGAGTCACGCCACCGATCCGCAGACGCTGGCCGGCGCGCGGCGGATGTACAGCAGGGAAGCGTTCGCTCAGATGATGAAGGCTCTCGAGTCGTCCAAGGGGCCGCAGCCATGGGCGGCGATGCACCGGGTGAAGGCGCCGACGCTGATCACCTGGGGCCTCGACGACCGGGTCAGCCCGCTGGATATGGCGTTGATCCCGATGCGCACCATCCCGAATGCCGAGTTGCACGTGTTCCCCAACTGCGGCCACTGGACGATGATCGAGGCGAAAGAAGCTTTCGAAAGCGCGGTGTCGGCGTTCCTGCTCCGGAAGGATCAGTTGACGCAGGGCACGCCGCCACCGTCGATCGGCACTCCCTGA
- a CDS encoding SDR family NAD(P)-dependent oxidoreductase — MKRLDRNRILVTGAASGIGQATALRLLDEGAAVVAADIAADGLEKTRAKAQEAGCAERLTTLEMNVGDEQSVADGVRSAVETLGGLDSLVNAAGILRATHTDQMSLDQWNQIIGINLTGTFLVVREALPSLLKNTRSAIVNFSSTSASFAHPYMAAYAASKGGVQSFTHAVALEYASKGVRAVCVAPGSIKSGITDATAGYLPQDSDWSLFGRLMPIMPTTEESSGTGMASPSAVAGVIAMLVSEDGAFITGTEIRIDGGTHA, encoded by the coding sequence ATGAAGCGACTCGACCGCAACCGGATCCTGGTGACCGGTGCCGCCTCGGGGATCGGACAAGCAACCGCGCTGCGACTGCTCGACGAGGGCGCCGCCGTCGTCGCCGCCGACATCGCCGCCGACGGCTTGGAGAAGACCCGCGCCAAGGCGCAGGAAGCCGGCTGTGCGGAGCGCCTGACAACGCTCGAGATGAACGTCGGCGACGAGCAGTCGGTCGCCGACGGGGTGCGCTCGGCGGTGGAGACGCTCGGCGGGTTGGACTCGTTGGTGAACGCGGCCGGGATCTTGCGCGCCACTCACACCGACCAGATGAGTCTGGATCAGTGGAATCAGATCATCGGAATCAACTTGACTGGAACTTTTTTGGTGGTCCGGGAAGCGCTGCCGAGCCTGCTGAAGAACACCCGCAGCGCGATCGTAAACTTCAGTTCGACATCGGCGTCCTTCGCGCACCCCTACATGGCGGCCTACGCGGCGAGCAAGGGCGGCGTGCAGTCCTTCACGCACGCGGTGGCGCTGGAGTACGCGAGCAAGGGAGTGCGCGCGGTGTGCGTTGCACCCGGCAGCATCAAATCCGGAATCACCGATGCCACAGCCGGATACCTCCCGCAGGACTCCGACTGGTCGCTGTTCGGCAGGCTGATGCCGATCATGCCGACCACCGAGGAATCCAGCGGCACCGGCATGGCATCCCCGTCGGCGGTCGCCGGTGTGATCGCGATGCTGGTGTCCGAGGACGGCGCGTTCATCACCGGCACCGAGATCCGCATCGACGGCGGGACCCATGCGTGA
- a CDS encoding glucose 1-dehydrogenase produces MQSNSAQLTGKVVVISGGAGGLGAAFARLIVDRGGSVVLADLLDDQGAKLAGELGAQARCTHLDVTDPEQWSAAVRYTLDEFGSLTGLVNNAGVSTGQLLEHEPLEHFRKVLDINLTGVFNGLQAVIKPMRAAGGGSVVNISSAAGMFGLAFTAGYGASKWGVRGLSKIAAVELAPDRIRVNSVHPGMVYTPMTVNIGIQPGEGNYPNTPMGRIAEPEDIVGAAGYLLSDDAAYVTGAEIAVDGGWTAGPTMKYVMGQ; encoded by the coding sequence ATGCAGAGTAATTCAGCACAGCTCACCGGGAAGGTCGTCGTGATCTCCGGTGGCGCCGGCGGTCTCGGCGCGGCGTTCGCGCGGCTCATCGTCGACCGCGGGGGCAGCGTCGTGCTGGCCGACCTGCTGGATGACCAGGGCGCGAAGCTGGCCGGCGAACTCGGTGCGCAGGCGCGCTGCACCCATCTCGACGTCACCGACCCGGAGCAGTGGTCGGCCGCGGTGCGCTACACCCTCGACGAGTTCGGCTCGCTCACCGGGTTGGTGAACAACGCCGGCGTGTCGACCGGTCAGCTTCTCGAGCACGAGCCACTGGAGCACTTCCGAAAAGTGCTGGACATCAACCTGACCGGGGTGTTCAACGGCTTGCAAGCGGTCATCAAGCCGATGCGCGCGGCCGGTGGCGGATCGGTGGTCAACATCTCTTCCGCGGCGGGCATGTTCGGCTTGGCGTTCACCGCCGGCTACGGCGCCTCGAAGTGGGGCGTGCGCGGACTGTCCAAGATCGCGGCGGTGGAGTTGGCACCCGACCGCATTCGGGTCAACTCGGTGCACCCGGGCATGGTGTACACGCCGATGACCGTCAACATCGGCATTCAACCCGGTGAGGGTAACTACCCCAACACCCCGATGGGACGCATCGCCGAACCCGAGGACATCGTCGGCGCCGCCGGCTACCTGCTGTCCGATGACGCCGCATACGTCACCGGGGCCGAGATTGCGGTGGACGGCGGCTGGACCGCCGGACCGACCATGAAATACGTTATGGGCCAATAA
- a CDS encoding flavin-containing monooxygenase, with product MTLDEPLDALVVGAGFAGLYALHKLRAQGLSVRVLEAAPEVGGTWYYNRYPGARCDVESVDYCYSFSDELQQEWNWTEKYATQAEILRYLKWVADKLDLRRDIVFNTRVVSAVLDESRLRWTVTTGAGEVLTARFCVMATGALSAALTPDFPGFAEFTGEIYHTAHWPHDPVDFTGKQVAVIGTGSSGIQSIPIIAEQAAHLYVFQRTANFSVPAGNTPLSTAELDEIKANYAERRRLSWRSGGGSPHITAPRPTLEFDPQERRAAFEKRWQLGGVLYSKTFPDQMTDLAANEEARKFYEEKVRAVIEDPALADLLIPTDHPIGTKRICTDSNYFQTFNRPNVSLVSVRATPIESVDATGINTTEAHYDLDAIVLATGFDAMTGALTQIDIIGRDGKTLRDDWAHGPRTYLGLGIDGFPNLFVISGPGAPAVLANMVLHAEAHVNWIADAIAYLDDNGYAAMEPTHDAVDRWGAELARRADESLFTKAESWYMGANVPGKPRVFMLFIGGFAAYNDICADVATAGYKGFVLLKGPAASGRQTAETGCDAE from the coding sequence GTGACGCTTGACGAACCCTTGGACGCGTTGGTGGTGGGCGCCGGATTCGCCGGCCTGTACGCGTTGCACAAACTTCGCGCCCAGGGGCTCTCGGTTCGAGTGCTCGAGGCCGCGCCTGAAGTGGGCGGCACCTGGTACTACAACCGGTATCCCGGCGCGCGCTGCGACGTCGAGAGCGTCGACTATTGCTATTCGTTCTCCGATGAACTCCAGCAGGAGTGGAACTGGACGGAGAAGTACGCCACCCAGGCCGAGATCTTGCGTTACCTGAAATGGGTTGCCGACAAACTCGACCTCCGTCGCGACATCGTGTTCAACACTCGCGTGGTCTCCGCTGTCCTCGACGAGTCGCGGCTGCGCTGGACCGTCACCACCGGTGCCGGCGAGGTGCTGACGGCGCGGTTCTGTGTGATGGCGACCGGCGCCCTGTCGGCCGCCCTGACCCCGGACTTCCCCGGCTTCGCGGAGTTCACCGGCGAGATCTACCACACGGCGCACTGGCCGCATGATCCCGTCGACTTCACCGGCAAGCAGGTGGCCGTCATCGGCACCGGATCGTCTGGCATTCAATCGATTCCGATCATCGCCGAGCAGGCCGCGCACCTCTACGTCTTCCAACGCACCGCTAATTTCAGCGTCCCGGCCGGAAACACGCCGTTGTCCACCGCCGAGCTCGACGAGATCAAGGCTAATTACGCCGAACGTCGTCGGTTGTCTTGGCGCAGCGGCGGCGGGTCGCCCCATATCACCGCGCCCCGGCCGACGCTCGAGTTCGACCCGCAGGAACGTCGAGCGGCGTTCGAGAAGCGTTGGCAACTCGGCGGTGTGCTGTATTCCAAGACATTCCCCGATCAAATGACCGACTTGGCCGCCAACGAGGAGGCCCGCAAGTTCTACGAGGAGAAGGTACGCGCGGTCATCGAGGATCCGGCTCTCGCCGATCTGCTGATCCCTACCGACCATCCAATCGGAACCAAACGAATTTGCACAGACAGCAACTACTTTCAGACTTTCAACAGGCCCAATGTCAGCCTGGTGAGCGTTCGCGCCACCCCGATCGAATCTGTCGACGCCACGGGAATCAACACCACCGAAGCGCACTACGACCTCGATGCCATCGTTTTGGCGACGGGTTTCGATGCGATGACTGGAGCGTTGACGCAGATCGACATCATCGGCCGCGACGGTAAGACGCTGCGCGACGATTGGGCGCACGGGCCACGGACCTACCTCGGCCTGGGTATCGACGGGTTCCCCAACCTGTTCGTGATTTCGGGACCGGGAGCGCCTGCGGTGCTGGCGAACATGGTGCTGCACGCCGAAGCACACGTGAATTGGATCGCTGACGCGATCGCCTATCTCGACGATAACGGTTACGCCGCAATGGAACCGACGCACGACGCTGTCGACCGCTGGGGCGCCGAATTGGCCCGCCGGGCCGACGAGTCGTTGTTCACCAAAGCCGAATCTTGGTACATGGGTGCGAACGTCCCCGGTAAGCCTCGCGTTTTCATGCTCTTCATCGGCGGCTTCGCCGCGTACAACGACATCTGTGCCGACGTCGCGACTGCCGGATACAAAGGATTCGTCCTGCTGAAGGGCCCAGCCGCCAGCGGCCGGCAGACGGCGGAAACTGGTTGTGATGCAGAGTAA
- a CDS encoding acyl-CoA dehydrogenase family protein, producing the protein MSERVIDRVVDLADQLRDQAAEAEQIGRLTDDTVKLMKAAGLIRLLQPKSYQGFEVHPREFAETVMATAALDPAAGWIVGVVGVHPYQLAYADPRVAAEVWADDADTWMASPYAPQGVARPVDGGYIFNGRWGFSSGTDHCDWIILGAMLGDANGAPVMPPQMLHMILPRKDYEIVEDSWNVVGLRGTGSKDVIVKDAFVPAYRTMDAAKVMDGTAQREAGMTETLYLMPWSTMFPLGISAATIGIAEGALAAHLDYQRERVAATGTAIKDDPYVLYGIGEAAADINAARQELLANADRIYDIVASGKEVSFADRAAGRRTQIRAVWRAVSAVDEIFARSGGNAARMDKPLQRYWRDVHVGQAHAIHVPGTAYHASALSSLGIDPPEGPLRALI; encoded by the coding sequence ATGAGCGAACGTGTTATCGACCGCGTGGTGGACTTGGCCGACCAGTTACGCGACCAAGCGGCCGAAGCCGAGCAGATCGGACGACTCACCGACGACACCGTCAAGCTCATGAAGGCAGCCGGCCTGATCCGGCTTCTGCAGCCCAAGAGCTATCAGGGGTTCGAGGTCCATCCCCGCGAGTTCGCCGAGACCGTGATGGCCACCGCAGCGCTCGACCCGGCCGCCGGCTGGATCGTGGGTGTGGTGGGAGTGCACCCCTACCAGCTGGCCTACGCAGACCCCAGGGTGGCCGCCGAGGTCTGGGCCGACGACGCCGACACCTGGATGGCCTCACCGTACGCACCGCAAGGGGTTGCCCGGCCCGTCGACGGCGGCTACATCTTCAACGGCCGCTGGGGGTTCAGCTCGGGCACCGACCACTGCGACTGGATCATCCTGGGCGCCATGCTCGGCGACGCCAACGGTGCACCGGTGATGCCGCCGCAGATGCTGCACATGATCCTGCCGCGCAAGGATTATGAGATCGTCGAAGACTCGTGGAATGTGGTGGGGCTGCGCGGAACCGGCTCCAAGGACGTGATCGTCAAAGACGCGTTCGTGCCCGCGTATCGGACGATGGACGCGGCCAAGGTGATGGACGGTACCGCGCAGCGCGAGGCCGGCATGACCGAAACGCTGTATCTGATGCCGTGGTCGACCATGTTCCCGCTGGGTATCTCGGCGGCGACCATCGGCATTGCCGAGGGCGCGCTCGCGGCGCATCTGGACTACCAACGGGAGCGTGTCGCCGCTACCGGGACCGCGATCAAGGACGACCCCTACGTCCTGTACGGCATCGGTGAGGCCGCCGCCGACATCAACGCGGCCCGCCAGGAATTACTGGCCAACGCCGACCGCATCTACGACATCGTGGCGTCCGGCAAGGAGGTGTCCTTCGCCGACCGTGCCGCCGGCCGCCGCACCCAGATTCGCGCGGTGTGGCGCGCGGTCTCCGCGGTCGACGAGATCTTCGCCCGATCGGGCGGGAACGCGGCGCGGATGGACAAACCGCTGCAGCGGTATTGGCGCGATGTGCACGTCGGCCAGGCGCACGCCATCCATGTCCCCGGCACTGCTTACCACGCGTCGGCGCTCAGTTCGCTGGGCATCGATCCACCCGAGGGCCCGCTGCGGGCGTTGATCTAG
- the bphC gene encoding biphenyl-2,3-diol 1,2-dioxygenase — protein MSDLKSLGYITISTNDIERWRQFAFGVLGFAEGKGPDTSALYLRMDERAARMIVVPGDSDRVLAVGWEVRDHPALQRVKSALDGAGVPFKQLSTDEAEARRVEEVITFDDPAGTALEVFHGAVLDHSPVVTPFGATFVTGDQGMGHVVLPATDPNGLFDFYTEVLGFRSRGAFRVPLPKEFGPVRVRFLGINERHHSLAVVPAAHQRDPRLVHIMVEVDTLDAVGQALDRVNAEGFQLSSTLGRHTNDKMVSFYVRAPGDWDIEFGTDGMRVDETFYTAEEITADSYWGHQWIGEMPAAMRL, from the coding sequence GTGAGCGATCTGAAAAGCCTTGGTTACATCACTATTTCGACCAATGACATCGAGCGCTGGCGGCAGTTCGCGTTCGGGGTCCTCGGTTTTGCAGAAGGCAAGGGACCAGACACGTCTGCGCTGTATCTGCGGATGGACGAGCGTGCAGCCCGCATGATCGTCGTGCCAGGGGATTCCGACCGGGTGCTCGCCGTCGGTTGGGAGGTACGGGATCACCCGGCATTGCAGCGGGTCAAATCAGCCCTGGACGGCGCAGGGGTGCCCTTCAAACAATTGTCGACAGACGAGGCCGAGGCCCGTCGGGTGGAAGAAGTCATTACCTTTGACGATCCGGCCGGCACCGCCCTGGAGGTGTTCCACGGTGCGGTGCTCGACCACAGCCCGGTGGTCACACCGTTCGGCGCGACGTTCGTGACTGGTGACCAAGGTATGGGTCACGTCGTCTTGCCGGCAACCGATCCCAACGGTCTGTTCGACTTCTACACCGAGGTGCTGGGGTTCCGGTCTCGCGGCGCGTTCCGTGTTCCGCTACCCAAGGAATTCGGCCCGGTCCGCGTCCGCTTCCTCGGCATCAACGAACGCCACCACAGCTTGGCGGTCGTGCCGGCCGCACACCAGCGCGATCCGCGCCTGGTTCACATCATGGTCGAGGTCGACACACTCGACGCGGTCGGCCAGGCCCTGGATCGGGTCAACGCCGAGGGCTTCCAACTGTCCTCCACGCTCGGCCGTCACACCAACGACAAGATGGTGTCGTTCTACGTTCGCGCTCCAGGCGACTGGGATATCGAATTCGGCACCGACGGTATGCGGGTCGACGAAACCTTCTACACCGCTGAGGAAATCACCGCCGACAGCTATTGGGGCCATCAATGGATCGGTGAGATGCCAGCGGCCATGCGGCTATGA